Genomic DNA from bacterium:
TTGGTCGAGCCTGCAAACCGCGGGCGATTTTGGAAGCATCACGCTCCGGGTAACCAACCAATATCCGGATTTCCAGACGGTTGTTACGAACGACAACAATATCTGCTACGTGCTGATGGATTCCACCACGCATGCCGTGTACTCGGTTACAGGGCCGAACTTTACGCCTGTCGTGGTCATGCAGGAAGGCAATAACGACCTTCACAGCGTGGGTGGGACCAATCCGTCCGGCTGGACCAGCGTCGGCAAGACTCCCAACGGCGACCTGTTCGCCATCATCTGGGGGCGCAACGCTTCGGGCGCCAACACCTTCTGGGGCGCCAAGTCCACCAATAACGGCGCCTCGTGGGGTACACCCTTCATCGTCGCCAGCACGCCGCAGATCGACTCTACGGCCCAATATCCGCATCTTTCGCAGGTGAACAGCGCCACCAACGTGTTCATGATCTTCCAGCAGATCGGCACGAGCGGATATCCCCAATATCTTGGGCGGATTCCGGTCGCGGGCGGCGCGGCCACCATCACGCAGATTGGCATCTCCGGCGAACCGACCCGTAACTACTATGTCGGCGCCAGCGAGCCCATCGCCTATGACGACGTCAACAACTGGCTGATTTGCACGTTCTGGAATCAGGCCGCCTCGGGCGATATCGTCTACTACTCGAGCAACCAGGGACAGAGTTGGTCCTCTTCCAACATCGCGTCCGCGGTTCGCTATCCCTCCGTCGCCGTAAACACGGCATCCCAAACTCCCTATGTTGTCAGCAATACCGGTCCGCCGGCCCCCGGTGCGGTCCACCATGCGTGGTTCAGCTTTGACCAGCTCGGCTATGGGGGTGGAAGCTGGGTTGTGCCTCCCCAAAACCTGGCCGACGCTCCCGGTCCGTATGACGGCTCGCGTCCGATCCTTTACATCAACGAGATGTACTGGTGGGATGCCAACCGCGGTGTGGCTTCGAACAACATCTGGGGCGCTGTAACGCCGGAAGGTTTGATCACCGAGCGCTCCACCGACGGTGGCACGACGTGGATCGACCAGACGCAGCAGTGGGATTCCCGTGTCGACAGTATTGCTTCGACCACCGCAACCATGAACCAGCTTGCGGGCGGCACCAACGGCGTGGCCTACATCACCACCAGTTTCCGCTATGCTCCGGTGGACACGATGCCGCCGGATATCCAGAACCCCGTGCTGCTGACTCCGGTCAGTTCCCACGGTCCGTTC
This window encodes:
- a CDS encoding T9SS type A sorting domain-containing protein, which produces MLSRRFVRLTAVWALACAVVLMAGMVYARAPQNAGVQDLVRSIPRHGHGSTLDETYGQLRYIKTTDFGATWSSLQTAGDFGSITLRVTNQYPDFQTVVTNDNNICYVLMDSTTHAVYSVTGPNFTPVVVMQEGNNDLHSVGGTNPSGWTSVGKTPNGDLFAIIWGRNASGANTFWGAKSTNNGASWGTPFIVASTPQIDSTAQYPHLSQVNSATNVFMIFQQIGTSGYPQYLGRIPVAGGAATITQIGISGEPTRNYYVGASEPIAYDDVNNWLICTFWNQAASGDIVYYSSNQGQSWSSSNIASAVRYPSVAVNTASQTPYVVSNTGPPAPGAVHHAWFSFDQLGYGGGSWVVPPQNLADAPGPYDGSRPILYINEMYWWDANRGVASNNIWGAVTPEGLITERSTDGGTTWIDQTQQWDSRVDSIASTTATMNQLAGGTNGVAYITTSFRYAPVDTMPPDIQNPVLLTPVSSHGPFVVSAVITDPSGIGASTMNYHWVPADADTDRVLPQDSIVGDTYYYHIPDSASNGHRWANGDTIWFYVDATDNNNNYGAHWMQAIVVGSAFLGVSDHPMNSVNSFALLDNYPNPFNPSTQISFDLPAMYHVTLKVFNSLGQQVATVVNGQLYEQGRHTLTFDGSQLASGIYFYTLSAGPYFASHKMVLLK